One stretch of Qipengyuania gelatinilytica DNA includes these proteins:
- the rpmC gene encoding 50S ribosomal protein L29, whose amino-acid sequence MSKIEDLRQKSDDQLGEELTTLKREAFNLRFQAATNQLEAPARIREVRRTIAKIKTLQGERARAAAAKA is encoded by the coding sequence ATGAGCAAGATCGAAGATCTGCGCCAGAAGAGCGACGACCAGCTGGGTGAGGAACTCACCACCCTGAAGCGCGAGGCCTTCAACCTCCGCTTCCAGGCGGCGACCAACCAGCTCGAAGCTCCGGCGCGCATCCGCGAAGTCCGTCGTACGATCGCCAAGATCAAGACGCTGCAGGGCGAACGTGCCCGCGCAGCGGCAGCCAAGGCGTAA
- the rpsC gene encoding 30S ribosomal protein S3 — MGHKSNPIGLRLQINRTWDSRWYAEGRDYAKLLAEDIEIRKYILENAAQAAISKVVIERPAKLCRISIYAARPGVIIGKKGADIEKLRAQLSKMTESEVKLNIVEIRKPEVDAKLVAQGIADQLIRRVAFRRAMKRAMQSAMRLGAEGIKIMCGGRLGGAEIARVEQYREGRVPLHTLRANIDYAEAEALTAYGIIGIKVWVFKGEILGHDPTAQDRLMMESQTSGVRPAR, encoded by the coding sequence ATGGGCCATAAGAGCAATCCGATCGGTCTGCGCCTGCAGATCAACCGCACCTGGGACAGCCGCTGGTACGCCGAGGGGCGTGACTATGCCAAGCTGCTGGCCGAGGACATCGAGATCCGCAAGTACATCCTCGAGAACGCTGCCCAGGCCGCTATCTCGAAGGTTGTGATCGAGCGTCCGGCAAAGCTTTGCCGCATCTCGATCTACGCTGCGCGTCCCGGTGTCATCATCGGCAAGAAGGGCGCGGACATCGAGAAGCTGCGCGCCCAGCTGTCGAAGATGACCGAAAGCGAAGTGAAGCTGAACATCGTCGAAATCCGCAAGCCGGAAGTCGATGCCAAGCTCGTCGCCCAGGGCATCGCCGACCAGCTGATCCGCCGTGTGGCATTCCGTCGTGCGATGAAGCGCGCCATGCAGTCGGCCATGCGCCTTGGTGCCGAAGGCATCAAGATCATGTGTGGCGGCCGTCTCGGCGGTGCGGAAATCGCCCGCGTCGAACAGTATCGCGAAGGCCGCGTGCCGCTGCACACGCTGCGCGCCAACATCGATTACGCTGAAGCCGAAGCACTTACCGCTTATGGCATCATCGGCATCAAGGTGTGGGTCTTCAAAGGTGAGATCCTCGGCCATGACCCGACCGCGCAGGACCGTCTGATGATGGAATCGCAGACGTCTGGCGTGCGTCCGGCTCGCTGA
- a CDS encoding copper resistance protein B, whose amino-acid sequence MLRLCLASTLALAAAPLSAQDMSGHEGHGAQAEEPAAEQPPKDDHSGHGNMKKPPAPFKLPDMTGAPQMDHSAHTMGDIPSGPPPAEAFEGPQHAADEIFGAEAMAEARKTNHATHGDMLTGTIMAERLEVRISDGHEAFLWDVQGWYGGDIDKFVIKSEGEGEFGESVEDTEIQALWGHAIGPFFDLQAGARIDLEPETRSHFVLGVQGLAPYMWHVDGALFLSDRGDLTARLEGEYDQKITQRLILQPRVELELSAQDIPEREIGAGLTKIETGLRLRYEIAREFAPYVGIGYEAKLGETADIARLAGEDTDGVAAVFGIRAWF is encoded by the coding sequence ATGCTCCGCCTCTGCCTTGCAAGCACACTCGCGCTCGCCGCAGCGCCGCTGTCCGCGCAGGATATGTCGGGCCATGAAGGGCACGGCGCGCAGGCGGAAGAGCCCGCGGCCGAGCAGCCCCCGAAGGACGATCATTCGGGCCATGGCAACATGAAAAAGCCGCCCGCTCCGTTCAAGCTCCCCGATATGACCGGCGCGCCGCAGATGGACCATTCTGCGCATACCATGGGCGACATTCCCTCCGGCCCGCCGCCCGCAGAGGCCTTCGAAGGCCCGCAGCACGCGGCCGATGAAATCTTCGGCGCCGAAGCGATGGCCGAGGCCCGCAAGACCAACCACGCCACCCACGGCGACATGCTGACCGGCACCATCATGGCCGAGCGGCTGGAGGTGCGCATTTCCGACGGCCACGAGGCGTTCCTGTGGGACGTGCAGGGCTGGTACGGCGGCGATATCGACAAGTTCGTGATCAAGTCAGAGGGTGAGGGCGAGTTCGGCGAGAGCGTGGAAGACACCGAGATACAGGCGCTGTGGGGCCATGCGATCGGACCCTTCTTCGACCTGCAGGCAGGCGCGCGCATCGATCTCGAGCCGGAAACCCGCAGCCACTTCGTTCTCGGCGTGCAGGGCCTCGCGCCCTATATGTGGCACGTCGACGGCGCGCTGTTCCTGTCCGACCGCGGCGACCTTACCGCGCGGCTGGAGGGCGAGTACGACCAGAAGATCACGCAGCGCCTGATCCTGCAGCCGCGGGTGGAACTGGAACTGTCCGCACAGGACATTCCCGAACGCGAGATCGGGGCAGGGCTCACCAAGATCGAGACGGGACTGCGCCTGCGCTACGAAATCGCCCGCGAATTCGCCCCCTATGTCGGCATCGGCTACGAGGCCAAGCTGGGCGAAACCGCGGATATCGCACGCCTCGCGGGCGAGGACACGGACGGCGTGGCAGCCGTCTTCGGCATCCGTGCCTGGTTCTAG
- the tuf gene encoding elongation factor Tu: MAKEKFERNKPHVNVGTIGHVDHGKTTLTAAITKVMGSAVDFANIDKAPEERERGITISTAHVEYETDARHYAHVDCPGHADYVKNMITGAAQMDGAILVVNAADGPMPQTREHILLARQVGVPALVVYMNKVDQVDDEEILELVELEVRELLSEYGFDGDDIPIIKGSALAALEGRDEEIGEKSIRELMEAVDTYIPQPDRPVDKDFLMPIEDVFSISGRGTVVTGRVETGVVNVGDEVEIVGIKDTTKTTVTGVEMFRKLLDRGEAGDNIGALIRGVGREEVERGQVLAKPGSVTPHTEFSAEVYVLSKDEGGRHTPFFANYRPQFYFRTTDVTGEVILPEGTEMVMPGDNVTIDVKLIAPIAMDQGLRFAIREGGRTVGSGVVGTIKK, encoded by the coding sequence ATGGCGAAGGAAAAGTTCGAGCGTAATAAGCCGCACGTTAACGTCGGCACCATCGGTCACGTTGACCACGGCAAGACCACGCTGACCGCGGCGATCACCAAGGTCATGGGTTCGGCCGTCGATTTCGCAAACATCGACAAGGCTCCCGAAGAGCGTGAGCGCGGCATCACCATCTCGACCGCACACGTCGAGTACGAAACCGACGCGCGTCACTACGCACACGTCGACTGCCCGGGTCACGCCGACTACGTGAAGAACATGATCACCGGTGCAGCCCAGATGGACGGCGCCATCCTGGTCGTGAACGCAGCTGACGGCCCGATGCCGCAGACCCGCGAGCACATCCTGCTTGCACGTCAGGTCGGCGTTCCGGCTCTGGTCGTTTACATGAACAAGGTCGATCAGGTCGACGACGAGGAAATCCTCGAGCTCGTCGAACTGGAAGTTCGTGAACTCCTTAGCGAGTACGGCTTCGACGGCGACGACATCCCCATCATCAAGGGTTCGGCTCTGGCCGCTCTCGAAGGTCGTGACGAAGAAATCGGCGAAAAGTCGATCCGCGAACTGATGGAAGCTGTCGACACCTACATCCCGCAGCCCGATCGTCCGGTCGACAAGGACTTCCTGATGCCGATCGAAGACGTGTTCTCGATCTCGGGTCGTGGTACGGTTGTCACCGGCCGTGTCGAAACCGGCGTTGTGAACGTTGGCGACGAAGTCGAAATCGTCGGCATCAAGGACACCACCAAGACGACCGTCACCGGCGTCGAAATGTTCCGCAAGCTGCTCGATCGCGGTGAAGCTGGCGACAACATCGGTGCACTGATCCGCGGCGTTGGCCGTGAAGAAGTCGAGCGTGGCCAGGTTCTCGCGAAGCCGGGTTCGGTTACGCCGCACACCGAGTTCAGCGCAGAAGTCTACGTCCTGTCGAAGGACGAAGGCGGCCGTCACACGCCGTTCTTCGCGAACTACCGTCCGCAGTTCTACTTCCGCACCACCGACGTCACCGGCGAAGTGATCCTTCCCGAAGGCACCGAAATGGTGATGCCGGGCGACAACGTGACGATCGACGTCAAGCTGATCGCACCGATCGCCATGGACCAGGGCCTGCGCTTCGCAATCCGCGAAGGCGGCCGTACGGTCGGCTCGGGTGTTGTCGGCACCATCAAGAAGTAA
- the rpsJ gene encoding 30S ribosomal protein S10 codes for MEAQNIRIRLKAFDHRVLDQATGEIADTARRTGALIRGPIPMPTRIEKFTVNRGPHIDKKSREQFEVRTYKRLLDIVQPNAQTVDALMKLDLAAGVNVEIKLA; via the coding sequence ATGGAAGCACAGAATATCCGCATTCGCCTTAAGGCGTTCGACCATCGCGTTCTCGACCAGGCAACTGGAGAGATTGCAGACACCGCGCGCCGGACGGGTGCACTTATTCGTGGTCCCATTCCCATGCCGACGCGCATCGAGAAGTTCACCGTGAACCGCGGCCCGCACATCGACAAGAAGTCGCGCGAGCAGTTCGAGGTGCGCACCTACAAGCGGCTGCTCGACATCGTGCAGCCCAACGCCCAGACCGTCGACGCGCTGATGAAGCTCGACCTCGCTGCTGGCGTGAACGTCGAAATCAAGCTCGCCTAA
- the rplB gene encoding 50S ribosomal protein L2 has translation MALKNYKPTSPARRGLILVDKSGLYKGKPVKSLTEGKRKTGGRNNKGHVTSRGIGGGHKQKYRFIDFKRRKWDVEGTVERIEYDPNRTAFIALVKYEDGEQAYIIAPQRLAVGDKVIAGEKTDTKPGNAMLLGQMPVGTICHNVEMKPGKGGQIARSAGAYVQLVGRDRGMVIVRLNSGEQRYLRADCMGTVGAVSNPDNQNQNLGKAGRRRWMGIKPLTRGVAKNPVDHPHGGGEGRTSGGRHPVTPWGKPTKGARTRKNKQTDKMIIRSRHAKKKR, from the coding sequence ATGGCACTCAAGAACTACAAACCGACGAGCCCCGCGCGCCGCGGCCTCATCCTCGTCGACAAGTCGGGCCTGTACAAAGGCAAGCCCGTCAAGTCGCTCACGGAAGGCAAGCGCAAGACCGGTGGCCGGAACAACAAGGGCCATGTCACCTCGCGTGGCATCGGCGGCGGTCACAAGCAGAAGTACCGCTTCATCGACTTCAAGCGTCGCAAGTGGGACGTTGAAGGCACCGTGGAACGGATCGAATACGATCCCAACCGCACCGCTTTCATCGCACTCGTGAAGTACGAAGACGGTGAGCAGGCCTACATCATCGCTCCGCAGCGTCTCGCTGTTGGCGACAAGGTGATCGCTGGCGAAAAGACCGACACCAAGCCCGGCAACGCAATGCTGCTCGGCCAGATGCCGGTCGGCACCATCTGCCACAACGTCGAAATGAAGCCCGGCAAGGGCGGTCAGATCGCACGTTCGGCAGGTGCCTATGTCCAGCTGGTCGGTCGTGACCGCGGCATGGTCATCGTGCGTCTCAACAGCGGCGAGCAGCGTTACCTGCGCGCCGACTGCATGGGCACCGTTGGCGCCGTTTCGAACCCGGACAACCAGAACCAGAACCTGGGCAAGGCCGGTCGTCGTCGCTGGATGGGCATCAAGCCGCTGACCCGCGGTGTCGCCAAGAACCCGGTCGATCACCCGCACGGTGGTGGTGAAGGTCGCACGAGCGGTGGCCGTCATCCGGTTACTCCGTGGGGCAAGCCGACCAAGGGCGCCCGTACCCGCAAGAACAAGCAGACGGACAAGATGATCATCCGTTCGCGTCACGCCAAGAAGAAGAGGTAA
- a CDS encoding 50S ribosomal protein L23 produces MAKKQEVEARHYDVVLAPHITEKSTLASEHNAVVFKVANDATKPQIKEAVEAIFGVSVTGVNTINVKGKTKRWRGKPYKRNDLKKAVVTLKDGDSIDVTSGI; encoded by the coding sequence ATGGCTAAGAAGCAGGAAGTGGAAGCACGTCACTACGACGTCGTGCTGGCACCGCACATCACCGAAAAGTCGACGCTTGCTTCCGAGCATAACGCCGTCGTCTTCAAGGTGGCTAACGATGCGACCAAGCCGCAGATCAAGGAAGCCGTCGAGGCGATCTTTGGCGTGAGCGTCACGGGCGTCAACACCATCAACGTGAAGGGCAAGACCAAGCGCTGGAGGGGCAAGCCCTACAAGCGCAACGACCTGAAGAAGGCCGTGGTCACCCTGAAGGACGGCGACTCGATCGACGTCACCAGCGGTATCTGA
- the fusA gene encoding elongation factor G — protein sequence MAREYPLERYRNIGIMAHIDAGKTTTTERILYYTGKSYKIGEVHDGAATMDWMEQEQERGITITSAATTTFWQNEDGKGEKHRINIIDTPGHVDFTIEVERSLRVLDGAVAVFDGVAGVEPQSETVWRQADKYGVPRMCFVNKLDRTGADFYYCVQSIIDRLGANPLVLYLPIGAESDLQGVVDLVNNRGIVWENDGLGATFNYVDIPADLADKAAEYREKLIETAVEQDDDVMEAYLEGNEPDAATLKRLIRKGTMARDFVPVLCGSAFKNKGVQPLLDAVVDYMPSPLDVPAIKGVLPDSDEEQSRPSSDDEPFSALAFKIMNDPFVGSLTFTRIYSGQLAKGSVLNSVKDKKEKIGRMLLMHSNNREDIDEAFAGDIVAIAGLKETTTGDTLCAPSAPIILERMEFPEPVIELSVEPKTKADQEKMGVALNRLAAEDPSFRVTTDHESGQTIIKGMGELHLDILVDRMKREFKVEANVGAPQVAYREYLGKPVDVDYTHKKQSGGSGQFGRVKLKVTPGERGQGFVFEDEIKGGNIPKEYIPAIEKGLREQAESGHLVGFPIIDFTVNLYDGAYHDVDSSAIAFEIAGRGAMREVAERAGIKLLEPIMKVEVVTPEDYLGDVIGDLNSRRGQIQGTDSRGNAQAVEANVPLANMFGYVNELRSFTQGRAQYTMQFSHYDEVPANVAQEVKEKLA from the coding sequence ATGGCACGCGAATATCCGCTGGAGCGGTACCGCAATATCGGCATCATGGCCCACATCGATGCCGGCAAGACCACCACGACCGAACGTATCCTCTACTACACCGGCAAGTCCTACAAGATCGGCGAAGTCCACGACGGCGCTGCGACCATGGACTGGATGGAGCAGGAGCAGGAACGCGGCATCACCATCACCTCGGCTGCCACGACCACTTTCTGGCAGAACGAAGATGGCAAGGGCGAAAAGCACCGCATCAACATCATCGACACCCCGGGCCACGTCGACTTCACCATTGAGGTCGAACGTTCGCTGCGCGTGCTCGACGGCGCGGTTGCAGTCTTCGACGGCGTTGCCGGCGTTGAACCGCAGTCCGAGACCGTGTGGCGCCAGGCCGACAAGTACGGCGTTCCGCGCATGTGCTTCGTCAACAAGCTCGACCGTACCGGCGCAGACTTCTACTACTGCGTCCAGTCGATCATCGACCGTCTCGGCGCGAACCCGCTGGTCCTCTATCTCCCGATCGGCGCGGAAAGCGACCTTCAGGGCGTTGTCGACCTCGTGAACAACCGCGGCATCGTCTGGGAAAACGACGGTCTGGGCGCGACGTTCAACTACGTCGACATCCCGGCTGACCTGGCCGACAAGGCTGCCGAATACCGCGAGAAGCTGATCGAGACCGCCGTCGAACAGGACGACGATGTCATGGAAGCTTACCTCGAAGGTAACGAGCCCGACGCGGCAACGCTCAAGCGTCTCATCCGCAAGGGCACCATGGCGCGCGACTTCGTTCCCGTGCTGTGTGGTTCGGCGTTCAAGAACAAGGGAGTCCAGCCCCTGCTTGACGCGGTTGTCGACTACATGCCGTCGCCGCTCGACGTTCCGGCCATCAAGGGCGTCCTGCCCGACAGCGACGAAGAGCAGAGCCGTCCGTCCTCGGATGACGAGCCGTTCAGCGCGCTGGCCTTCAAGATCATGAACGACCCGTTCGTCGGTTCGCTCACCTTCACCCGCATCTACTCGGGCCAGCTCGCCAAGGGCAGCGTCCTGAACTCGGTGAAGGACAAGAAGGAAAAGATCGGCCGTATGCTGCTGATGCACTCGAACAACCGCGAGGACATCGATGAAGCATTCGCAGGCGACATCGTCGCCATCGCAGGTCTCAAGGAAACCACCACCGGTGACACGCTGTGTGCACCGAGCGCTCCGATCATCCTCGAGCGCATGGAATTCCCTGAGCCGGTGATCGAGCTTTCGGTCGAACCGAAGACCAAGGCCGACCAGGAAAAGATGGGCGTCGCCCTCAACCGCCTGGCAGCCGAAGATCCGAGCTTCCGCGTCACCACCGACCACGAAAGCGGTCAGACGATCATCAAGGGCATGGGCGAGCTTCACCTCGACATCCTCGTCGATCGCATGAAGCGCGAGTTCAAGGTCGAAGCAAACGTCGGCGCACCGCAGGTCGCTTATCGCGAATACCTCGGCAAGCCGGTGGACGTGGACTACACCCACAAGAAGCAGTCGGGTGGTTCGGGTCAGTTCGGTCGCGTCAAGCTCAAGGTCACCCCGGGTGAGCGCGGTCAGGGCTTCGTCTTCGAAGACGAGATCAAGGGCGGTAACATTCCGAAGGAATATATCCCGGCGATCGAAAAGGGTCTGCGCGAGCAGGCCGAGAGCGGTCACTTGGTCGGCTTCCCGATCATCGACTTCACCGTGAACCTGTATGACGGTGCTTACCATGACGTCGATTCGAGCGCGATCGCGTTCGAAATCGCCGGCCGTGGCGCAATGCGCGAAGTCGCAGAGCGTGCAGGCATCAAGCTGCTGGAACCCATCATGAAGGTTGAAGTCGTGACCCCCGAGGACTACCTCGGCGATGTCATCGGCGACCTTAACTCCCGTCGTGGCCAGATCCAGGGCACCGACAGCCGCGGCAACGCCCAGGCAGTCGAAGCCAACGTGCCGCTCGCGAACATGTTCGGTTACGTGAATGAGCTGCGCTCGTTCACCCAGGGCCGCGCACAGTACACGATGCAGTTCAGCCACTACGACGAAGTTCCGGCTAACGTTGCACAGGAAGTCAAGGAGAAGCTTGCGTAA
- the rplP gene encoding 50S ribosomal protein L16 — MLQPKKTKYRKAFKGKIHGNAKGGTTLNFGSYGLKALEPERITARQIEAARRAITRHIKRQGRLWIRVFPDVPVSKKPAEVRQGKGKGSVEYWAARVKPGRILFELDGVAGPLAAEAFSRAAMKLPVKTKVVARLGDTSHLGGE, encoded by the coding sequence ATGCTGCAACCGAAGAAAACCAAGTACCGCAAGGCGTTCAAGGGCAAGATCCACGGCAACGCCAAGGGCGGCACCACGCTCAACTTCGGCTCGTACGGGCTGAAGGCTCTCGAGCCCGAGCGTATCACCGCGCGCCAGATCGAAGCGGCTCGCCGCGCGATCACGCGTCACATCAAGCGCCAGGGTCGTCTCTGGATCCGCGTCTTCCCGGACGTGCCGGTTTCGAAGAAGCCTGCCGAAGTCCGTCAGGGTAAGGGCAAGGGTTCGGTCGAATACTGGGCAGCTCGCGTGAAGCCGGGCCGCATCCTGTTCGAACTCGACGGTGTTGCCGGTCCGCTGGCCGCCGAAGCGTTCAGCCGCGCAGCCATGAAGCTGCCGGTGAAGACCAAGGTCGTGGCCCGCCTGGGCGACACCTCGCACCTCGGAGGCGAATAA
- the rplC gene encoding 50S ribosomal protein L3 has product MRTGVIAKKVGMTRLFQEDGRHVPVTVLSLEDCQVTAHRTEDRDGYYGVQVGSGEAKQKNVAKPQREAFAKAEVALKMKVGEFRVDSEEALLPVGARISAEHFVAGQKVDITGHTQGKGFAGAMKRWGFGGLRATHGVSISHRSHGSTGNRQDPGRVFKGKKMAGHMGDRQRTQQNLEIVRTDADRGLLFVKGSVPGAKNGWLMVRDAVKVAMPDDLPFPGVMRRNEDEFKSEEADAGLIESAAEHEVGTEVSAEQQEKLMQQQESGADAETTTDGDAGGESKES; this is encoded by the coding sequence ATGCGCACAGGCGTTATCGCAAAGAAAGTCGGGATGACCCGCCTCTTCCAGGAGGACGGACGGCACGTACCCGTGACCGTTCTTTCGCTGGAAGATTGCCAGGTCACCGCACATCGCACGGAAGACCGTGACGGCTATTACGGCGTCCAGGTCGGTTCGGGCGAAGCGAAACAAAAGAATGTAGCCAAGCCGCAGCGCGAAGCCTTTGCCAAGGCTGAAGTCGCGCTGAAGATGAAGGTCGGTGAATTTCGCGTGGACAGCGAGGAAGCCCTGCTTCCCGTTGGTGCCCGCATTTCGGCCGAACACTTCGTCGCAGGCCAGAAGGTCGACATCACGGGCCACACCCAGGGTAAGGGCTTTGCCGGCGCCATGAAGCGTTGGGGCTTCGGCGGTCTGCGTGCCACCCACGGTGTTTCGATCTCGCACCGCTCGCACGGTTCGACGGGTAACCGTCAGGATCCGGGCCGCGTGTTCAAGGGCAAGAAGATGGCCGGTCACATGGGTGACCGCCAGCGTACGCAGCAGAACCTCGAAATCGTGCGCACCGACGCCGATCGCGGTCTCCTCTTCGTCAAGGGCTCGGTCCCGGGTGCGAAGAATGGCTGGCTGATGGTTCGCGATGCCGTGAAGGTTGCCATGCCCGACGATCTGCCGTTCCCCGGCGTGATGCGTCGCAACGAAGATGAGTTCAAATCGGAAGAAGCCGATGCAGGTCTCATCGAGAGCGCAGCAGAGCACGAAGTCGGCACCGAAGTTTCCGCTGAGCAGCAGGAAAAGCTGATGCAGCAGCAGGAATCGGGTGCGGACGCCGAAACCACCACCGACGGCGATGCCGGCGGTGAAAGCAAGGAGTCCTGA
- the rplV gene encoding 50S ribosomal protein L22, with protein sequence MSKQKAPRRVADNEALAVGTTIRGSAQKLNLVAELIRGKKAEEALNILAFSKKAMAKDATKVLASAIANAENNHNLDVDALVVAEASVGKSITMKRFHTRGRGKSTRILKPFSRLRIVVREQEEA encoded by the coding sequence ATGAGCAAGCAGAAAGCACCCCGTCGCGTCGCCGATAACGAGGCACTGGCAGTGGGCACCACCATCCGTGGTAGCGCCCAGAAGCTGAACCTCGTTGCCGAGCTCATCCGCGGCAAGAAGGCCGAAGAGGCCCTCAACATCCTCGCATTCTCCAAGAAGGCGATGGCGAAGGATGCCACGAAGGTTCTCGCTTCGGCGATCGCCAACGCGGAAAACAACCACAACCTCGATGTCGACGCACTGGTCGTCGCTGAGGCTTCGGTCGGCAAGTCGATCACGATGAAGCGCTTCCACACCCGTGGTCGCGGCAAGTCGACGCGCATCCTGAAGCCGTTCAGCCGCCTGCGCATCGTCGTCCGCGAGCAGGAAGAGGCGTAA
- the rpsS gene encoding 30S ribosomal protein S19 has translation MARSVWKGPFVELSLLKKAEEAQDANNAKPIKTWSRRSTILPQFVGLTFNVYNGHKFIPVSVSEEMVGHKLGEFAPTRTFPGHAADKKGKR, from the coding sequence ATGGCTCGTTCCGTCTGGAAAGGTCCGTTCGTCGAACTCAGCCTTCTGAAGAAGGCAGAAGAAGCGCAGGACGCAAACAATGCCAAGCCGATCAAGACCTGGTCGCGCCGCAGCACGATCCTGCCCCAGTTCGTCGGTCTCACGTTCAACGTGTACAACGGCCACAAGTTCATCCCCGTATCCGTTTCGGAAGAAATGGTCGGCCACAAGCTCGGTGAATTCGCGCCCACGCGCACCTTCCCGGGTCACGCTGCCGACAAGAAGGGCAAGCGCTGA
- the rplD gene encoding 50S ribosomal protein L4 — MKVKVQKIDGKASGDIELSDDVFGVEPRADILHRVVTWQLENRRGTARPTRERSDVARTGKKFGRQKGSGGARHGDRGAPIFIGGGKAHGARKRDFEQSLNKKIRALGLKMALSSKAKDGLVVVDSLELKDAKTKALKGHFDKNGWAGKVLIIDGESVNDGFKKAAGNLPGVNVLPAMGANVYDILKHDTLVLTKDAVEKLEGRFNG, encoded by the coding sequence GTGAAGGTCAAGGTCCAGAAAATCGACGGCAAGGCGTCGGGCGATATCGAGCTGAGCGACGATGTGTTCGGCGTCGAGCCGCGCGCTGACATCCTGCACCGCGTTGTCACTTGGCAGCTCGAGAACCGTCGCGGCACCGCACGTCCCACGCGTGAGCGTTCGGACGTTGCCCGCACCGGCAAGAAGTTCGGTCGTCAGAAGGGTTCGGGCGGCGCACGTCACGGCGATCGTGGCGCTCCGATCTTCATCGGCGGTGGTAAGGCTCACGGTGCGCGCAAGCGTGACTTCGAGCAGTCGCTGAACAAGAAGATCCGTGCCCTCGGTCTCAAGATGGCTCTCTCGAGCAAGGCTAAGGACGGCCTCGTCGTCGTCGACAGCCTCGAGCTCAAGGACGCCAAGACCAAGGCGCTCAAGGGTCACTTCGACAAGAATGGCTGGGCCGGCAAGGTCCTGATCATCGACGGCGAAAGCGTGAACGACGGCTTCAAGAAGGCTGCCGGCAACCTGCCGGGCGTGAACGTCCTCCCCGCGATGGGCGCCAATGTCTACGACATCCTGAAGCACGACACGCTCGTCCTCACCAAGGACGCGGTCGAGAAGCTGGAGGGCCGTTTCAATGGCTAA
- the rpsG gene encoding 30S ribosomal protein S7, which yields MSRRRRPEKREILPDPKFNDQVLSKFMNNLMYDGKKAVAEGIVYTALDTVENKAKTNPVELFHEALNNIKPQVEVRSRRVGGATYQVPVEVRPERAQALAIRWLIGAARGRPETTMAARLSGELMDAANNRGNAVKKREDTHRMADANRAFSHYRW from the coding sequence ATGAGTCGTCGTCGTCGTCCCGAGAAGCGGGAAATCCTGCCTGATCCGAAGTTCAACGATCAGGTCCTTTCGAAATTCATGAACAACCTCATGTATGACGGCAAGAAGGCCGTCGCTGAAGGTATCGTCTACACCGCGCTCGACACCGTCGAGAACAAGGCCAAGACGAACCCGGTCGAGCTGTTCCATGAAGCTCTGAACAACATCAAGCCGCAGGTCGAAGTGCGCAGCCGCCGTGTCGGTGGTGCGACCTACCAGGTGCCGGTCGAGGTTCGCCCCGAGCGTGCCCAGGCACTCGCGATCCGCTGGCTGATCGGCGCTGCACGCGGTCGTCCCGAAACGACCATGGCTGCACGCCTGTCGGGCGAGCTGATGGATGCTGCGAACAACCGCGGCAACGCCGTCAAGAAGCGCGAAGACACGCACCGCATGGCGGACGCGAACCGCGCCTTCTCGCACTACCGCTGGTAA
- the rpsL gene encoding 30S ribosomal protein S12: protein MPTINQLVRKGRVPQKAKSKVPAMEANPQKRGVCTRVYTTTPKKPNSALRKVAKVRLTNQREVISYIPGEGHNLQEHSVVLIRGGRVRDLPGVRYHVLRGVLDTQGVKDRKQSRSKYGAKRPK from the coding sequence ATGCCGACTATTAACCAGCTGGTCCGCAAGGGCCGCGTTCCGCAGAAGGCCAAGTCCAAGGTCCCTGCAATGGAAGCCAACCCGCAGAAGCGCGGCGTTTGCACCCGCGTCTATACGACGACCCCCAAGAAGCCGAACTCGGCACTTCGTAAGGTTGCCAAGGTTCGCCTGACCAACCAGCGCGAAGTCATCTCCTACATCCCGGGCGAAGGCCACAACCTGCAGGAGCACAGTGTTGTGCTCATCCGCGGCGGCCGTGTTCGCGACCTTCCCGGCGTTCGCTACCACGTCCTTCGCGGCGTGCTCGATACGCAGGGCGTGAAGGATCGCAAGCAGTCGCGCTCGAAGTACGGCGCGAAGCGTCCGAAATAA